The segment TCATTAAATGTGTCAACAAAACATTTCGACATTTCACATCAGCGGAtcaattttaaatattgcagCAAGGGACAGAACATTAAGGAGCAGGCACAGTAAGTGTGTTTCCATACATCTAATGTAATGCACATTTGCGAATAAAACAACTGCCGGAAATtgaaaaagtccaaagtccaAATATCGCAAAAAAAGTAGTTATGCTTGGCTGAGGTGGAAAAGTTGGTGTATGGATACAGACATAAACAGACTAATCGAATAAAAAGTATTAAACGGTAATTGTCACAAAATCAACTACAACTGAAATCTTAAAGGTTATACCTCTAAGCGAGGAAGCAGTACTAGTGTAAAATACtcaatttatttttctattctttGGTCTGAAAAATCCCAAATGTTGACTTAAAGTGGAAAGTAAGAGCAAGAAACTAAATCATTATCGTCCCCACATTGACTTCATTAGATGCCTTACCTCCTGTAGCAGGTCAGCCTGCTCAATGGCCTTCAACACATTCTTTTTGGACGTCTCCTGAGCTTCCCCACCCAGCAAGAACTCATCCAGAATGAAGTAAGCCTTCTCAAAGTTGAAAATAATGTCCAGCTCACAAACCTGTCGTgtagaaatgaaaagaacactaATTATGACTAAGTAGTATTTTCTAGGTCGCAAAAATGGCACAATGGCTTTAATATCCAAACGTCACTACACTGTACTGAAATATGTGGTTTTAatgcaccacatatctggaacaaactcccagaaaactgcaggtctgctgcaactctcacttcttttaaaaccaaggctgaagacttttctttttgatgctgcctttctttaaataactgttcatttcttatactgcactgtaacttttattctcgtagttttgatctgtttttatatttttaactgttttaaacagcattttgaattgccttgttgctgaaaaacaaataaagctgccttgccttgccttactgtattgtactgtatgtgacaaataataaagttttgtCTTCTCCATACAAAAGAATAAGAGAGGTGAGGATACATCAGAAAACGCACACTGCCAAAGTATTTGTCCAGCAGCTCCACATATCTGTGGATGATCTCCAGTGTGATCAGCTCGTTGTCCTGGTCCTCTATGGCACAGCAGAAGTACAGGCTGGCGTATctgcaacacagacacaagcCAGCCAACTTTAACTTGACAatagcatttaaacaaagtatCTTCCACTGTGAAAACTGCAACATCAACCTGACAACGTAAATATAAGAAGAGCTGACTTTACGCCTTTTTAGCTCCAAGTGATATATACCGTCTCCCAGCTCACTGTAATAGTGCTGCGAGAGCACTCCTGCCATTATTAAGGATTGCTGTTTACTGTGTACAGGGTATTCATTTAAAAGCCAGAAACCGGATGCAGAAGGCTGTATGAGTTAAGCCTCATTCTGCCATGGTTCTTTATCCCTGATAATCCCAGAGGCACTCTTTAAGCATGTGATGATTGGCTCATAAAGGAGGTGGTCAGTTGATCCCTCACAACCAGTGGGTAAGGAAGGCACAATGGACTCAGCTGTACATTTTTAGAAAGACAGGCATGAAATACTGTCTGGAACAAGTCTACAACTCCACATCCTTGTCTTctcagtagggctgcacaattaatcacaattttatcgaaatcgcaatatgaactAGTGCAATTTCCAAATCGCAGGTTGAAATGATCATTCCCTATCGtgaaataatcacaattaaataattttttgcATAATGTTGTTTTTAGAGGTATATTTTCTGTTTCACATATGACAGGGAGCATTTATTTgagctacattttaaaattgcCACATataaatgcaatttattttgGCAAATGTATCAGCGAGAGGAGCTGCACCGTCAGTGGATTCAGTCTCATCTCTCATCCCACATTGATTTTTTGACACATGGTCAGGTGGAATGCAGTACACATTTTGAGGATTTGAATTGCTGAAAACTGTCTTCAGGAAGACACGCTGTACGTTTGTTTAATGTTGTAGAATGTATTAGTCCatgaatcgattagtcgatGGACAGAAAATTTTGCGGcatctattttgataatcgattcatCGCTGTAGTTATTCttcaaaaatgccaaacattctctGCTTCCAGATTCTCaaatgtgatgatttcctgcctATCTTTGTCTTATTTGATAGAAAACTAAATATAATTGACTTTTGGACTGTTGCTCGAATAAAATTTGAATACATTGACTTGAACTTACAtcaaaacagcagcaacagttattgtctttgttgtactaaaactgaaatatattttcaaatgtctATGGCCCTTCACATCTCCTTAAAATCACAACACATCTCAACCAATATTGAATAATGTTCTCAAAGTAATTACTACTCTTGGACCTCTTTCCCTTCAGCTTTTCAGCAAAGGTATTGCTCATGTTTGGCACAGAATTATTATATAAACACTCAGCTGTAACAGCTGTATCCAAGAACTCTCTTTTGACATGTGAGTAGGTAGGACACTCTGAGAGCTACACAGAACTAATGGAGAACAGATATATTCTGACCACTGCAGTACAACTAGATCCAGAGACAACAGTCCTAATCACTTACACTTTTATTCCTTCATAGGATGCAGTACGAGTCAATTGAATGGTTGTAGACACATGAAAAACTATTAATGTGTTTGTTGTACAATgatgcaaagtagggctgggcgatatggagaaaatcaaatatcacaatatttttgaccaaatacctcgatatcgataccacaacgatattgtagtgttgactattggtgctttcacaaaatatttttgataaataatcaccagaaatgtggatataatgactaagtgggtaaaggcaaataatagaacagttacaacagtctggtaagttcagaaaatgacatcactttactgtaatacagcctttaaaaccaggaaaagacaacacttaggCCATattatccaaaatctaagacgatatctagtctcatatcacaatatcgatattttgcccagctctaatgCAAAGTCCCTGACTCGTCAACACCTCAAGTGCTATGTTTGCCTGTCCGTGTTGGGTCACCCGGGTTCACCAATAATCCGCCTGCTTGTCCGTTGGAACGGCAACAGAATATAATGAAGCAAAATGAATGCTCTTTCTCGTTGTAGTCTGAGTGCAGTCCTGATACCTTTGTCACTTTGATAACACTTTCTCCTGCTTCTCCAACTGAGCCGTGTGTATGAATGATAGGTCTATGAATTGCCCAGGGAAGTGTGAAATATTCTTTTCTGTGAGCGTTCAACCAGAGAGCATTTTGTCCATAAACAAGTCCCAACTCACAACCCACCTCTTATATACAACCTTGAGGTCTCTCCACTCCAGAAAGCTGCACATTTTGGGCTTTCGAGCCAGGACCGTCTGCACCAACTCTCTTGTGATCTTCTTTTTCTCCTTATCAGACAAAGGCACGTACCATTTCTGAAGCCTGAGCTTGCCTTGTCGACTAAACAGAAGCATGAACTGCATCTGAAATGAAGAGATGACAGGAAGACAGAGAAGCTGTAAAACACAATGAGAGATAAAGGAGTGGGTGGTTCCACAGAAAGAGGCAAAAGGCATTCGAAAGAACACATCTAATCACTAATGATGTGAAATCGGATGTAGATATCAAGGGCCAGTCTGATTCTTACCACTTAAGCCAAATTGAGGAAATGATTACAGTATGGCATGTGGGAGGTGCTCGAGAAATTACAACACGATTCATGTAATAACTTCATATCAATGATAATAACATAGTTAGTTATTAAGCTAATTGTGAATGGTCTGCTGCCATGTGTTTAAGACAAACTGCGCAACATTTAACTTCATGTTCATTCATCCTCAACAGTTTCCCAGAGACGACACATCCCGTGTTTTCAATTcaagatacatttaaaaaaaaaaataacatgagactgtcattttcataatcaattAAAAAGCCAGTTCTCTACAGTTATCCATAAACATGACTGAAACCATCACGTTACCGTTATCACAACCTAACGGAGGTACCGTTAACACCGTTATTCAGCGGTTAGCATTAGCCTGTTCAGCCACCGCCTAGCCTGTTTTAAATACGACATGCAACCACgcgtgtatgttcattttaatatAAAAGTTGAAATTATACACGTTCAAAACTACTTACCTTGAATAACAACACTGTATTCCCCTCTGACGAAATGAACTACCCAGCGCCACCCTGAAACATACACGGCCAGTTGGCATCAagcttctgattggccaatgGAGCGCTCACAACGTTGTTCATTGGCTGACATTTCTTTACATTCTCCGCCTATCCTAAGCTTTAACTCGATATCATGGATGTGATTGGCTGATGTGAATACATCAATCAAACCACAAGGAACCGGATGGTTCCGCACATTAAAACGCAATCATCAGAAGCATCAGCTGAATGTTTTAATAGAGGCGTAATAAccatatatactgtctatggtaataACCAGGAGGGGAATGTAGCTAGAAGTGGTAAGTGTAGGACTTAAGGGCTTTTATCAGCCTTGTttaaacataggcctactgtttGGCATAAACAGTATGTTTGAACAAGgctgtttcccaaaatgtaccCAAAAAAGTACACTTACACTGTAAAGTTGCACCTGTTGCAGTGGTGGACACAGTCTTGCATGATATTCTTTCAAGTTtattgggagggggggggatttTGTCAGATGGTGACAGGTGAGGTACAGGCAGGAAACATAGGACACTAGGACATCCTTTGCGTGATGTTTTAACATGGGCTCATCTGGGATTGTTGTGAATTGAGTCTTTGCCTGGACCATGTCTAACATGTCATCTGTGTATTCAAACACATGAGCAGGTTATAATGATAGGTGATGGCATTGTCCTGAAAGACACCACTGCCATGAAGAATGATTAATGAAGTGATGGTATTCGCCACAGGTGCAGTACAATAGACAAGCCTAAGGGAGGTGTCTAAGGGCCAATAAAAAGTATTAGATAAGGCCATTACAGGCCTGTGGATTACAGTAATCCTATCTACCATAGCGTTGGCTATCACACACTCATCGCATTCCAGCGCAGCTGAAGACGAAGATGGAGGTCACTGCTCGATGTGCTGCTGTGCTGTTCCTCCTGCTTCTATCTCAGGGTAAGTCACTGTGCGCCTGCATGAGgaatattattaaatcataaTGCTCTCTGTCTGccctaaaaaaaacaggaatataGTCAATGTCTGCCTTGGTTGTAGTGTATTTTTGTAAACATGTTCATAGTGGCCAATGAGCAGTTAATTGTTTGTGATtgggaaaagttttttttttcttctatattgtgtgttttttctcagGTTTTGTCTGGTCACATATACACAAATCATGGAGACTAATTAGAGATATTTGTAATTTTCATTGTCATGCTAGTCACGTGAATGTACCTACAAAAAGTTCCTTTGTGTTAATAAGTATTAAtttgagtttgagttagttATTTACTCTGCTTCTCCATTTCACGCATCTATTGACGTGGCACAGCCCTGATCGCTGTCCACTCACAGGAGGTAAGAGTCTAATAATAAACCACCTGAAAGAAGTTTGGAGTGTGACTTGAACCTCTCGTTTAACTCGTCCACGTGTCTCCTTCAGGAGGACGAGGCTGtcctggaggaggaggtggttgtcccggaggaggaggaggaggctgtcccagaggaggagctgcaggaggaggaCCAGCAGGTGATTGAGACGTGGACATCAAACACAAAAGCCTGCACCTGTGACTGTGAGTCTGCTGATTCACCCACACGTGTCCCCACTGTCATCCCAACTGTCCTGCCGACCTCACTGCTGCCGCCGCCACCTCAGGCTCACTCACTGAACTGCATGCCAGGTGAGGACTCCACCCGGGTGACACCACCTGTGTTTGCTTGTAGTCCCCCTCACTCACGAGGATGTGGAATGCTGTTAGAAACCAGGCcagtatgttaaaaaaggtGATAAATGGGGATATAATAATATCAGAAAaaagtttattgccacagtaagtTACGCTTATGGGGAATTTGCACTGGTGAAAGGTGCATAcataacaaacaaacatattaaacattaatatgaaataaacaataactacagaaacaaatatatactaaTAGCCgtttaacataagaaaaaggaggctgaatggcttgagtgcagaatgtgcaaaaacatatataatataatataatatataataaagtttatttgtatagcacctttaaaaacaatagtTTACAAAGTGCTGTGACAGAAGCACATACAGCTCAATATACACATCATTGTAATAGTGAAAATAGAAGATGGGACACTTTCAAAGGacagtaaaaacaacaaatgaatAAGCAAAATGAAATTAACAGATGATAGggtaaaaagacaataaaaagacAACATCACATGAAAGCAAGTCTAAAAAAATGGGTTTTAAGAAAGGATTTAAAAGAAGTCACCGATTCAGCAAGCTTTTTTATTGCTCCAAGGGCAGCTTGTTCCAAAGCTGAGGTGTCCAAGTTAGAAGGGCCCCGCTCGAGGATCTAAGGCTGCGAACAGGCTCGTATTGGGTCAACATTTCTGTGATGTAGTCGGGGGCTAGACCCTGACGCGCTTTATAAGTGAtcaatcttaaaatcaattctaaaaCGGACAGCGAGCTAGTTATGTGAAGCTTGGAGTGGAGTGATGTGATGCCGTCTATTCAAACCGGGATGcacattattagattagatttgattacattcaactttattttcattgtgcagagtacaagtataaagacaacgaaatgtagtttgcgtccaaccagaagtgcaaaaagagcagaaaagtggaatgtgatatacaagtatagacagacaagaaatatagtgcagtgtggacagtagtatacagttggttAACAGAAAGTGttttagagtaatataaattaaatataaatatgtgcagtgtattagcagttaccttataagagcagaataaatatggctatgtaatatgaacaatgtatgaacaacgtGTACAGATATGTGAAAGACATGAAGGACATGTGTGAAGGACAATGACATAGTAGGGACCATCATACATGTGAAGATTGATGGTGGGCAGCATTCTATCCTGTGGATTTTTTAGGTGTCTTGGGCACACAGAGCTGGTGTGATGGATCGCACAGCTGATGGT is part of the Perca flavescens isolate YP-PL-M2 chromosome 9, PFLA_1.0, whole genome shotgun sequence genome and harbors:
- the LOC114561224 gene encoding AP-1 complex subunit sigma-2 isoform X5; this encodes MQFMLLFSRQGKLRLQKWYVPLSDKEKKKITRELVQTVLARKPKMCSFLEWRDLKVVYKRYASLYFCCAIEDQDNELITLEIIHRYVELLDKYFGSVCELDIIFNFEKAYFILDEFLLGGEAQETSKKNVLKAIEQADLLQEPRHEYFNVPMY
- the LOC114561224 gene encoding AP-1 complex subunit sigma-2 isoform X2: MQFMLLFSRQGKLRLQKWYVPLSDKEKKKITRELVQTVLARKPKMCSFLEWRDLKVVYKRYASLYFCCAIEDQDNELITLEIIHRYVELLDKYFGSVCELDIIFNFEKAYFILDEFLLGGEAQETSKKNVLKAIEQADLLQEFKSSTEMVDSTTTNENYNIER
- the LOC114561224 gene encoding AP-1 complex subunit sigma-2 isoform X4, which gives rise to MQFMLLFSRQGKLRLQKWYVPLSDKEKKKITRELVQTVLARKPKMCSFLEWRDLKVVYKRYASLYFCCAIEDQDNELITLEIIHRYVELLDKYFGSVCELDIIFNFEKAYFILDEFLLGGEAQETSKKNVLKAIEQADLLQESQNEDWGSLPNEELL
- the LOC114561224 gene encoding AP-1 complex subunit sigma-2 isoform X3, which codes for MQFMLLFSRQGKLRLQKWYVPLSDKEKKKITRELVQTVLARKPKMCSFLEWRDLKVVYKRYASLYFCCAIEDQDNELITLEIIHRYVELLDKYFGSVCELDIIFNFEKAYFILDEFLLGGEAQETSKKNVLKAIEQADLLQEEAETPRSVLEEIGLT
- the LOC114561224 gene encoding AP-1 complex subunit sigma-2 isoform X1, which gives rise to MQFMLLFSRQGKLRLQKWYVPLSDKEKKKITRELVQTVLARKPKMCSFLEWRDLKVVYKRYASLYFCCAIEDQDNELITLEIIHRYVELLDKYFGSVCELDIIFNFEKAYFILDEFLLGGEAQETSKKNVLKAIEQADLLQENIDFQMRLFAGVMVPNMVSESSGLFQN